Genomic segment of Gavia stellata isolate bGavSte3 unplaced genomic scaffold, bGavSte3.hap2 HAP2_SCAFFOLD_525, whole genome shotgun sequence:
CATTGGGGGATGCCAAGGCCCTCCTCACCTCCTCGGTCACCGCCTCCACCGCCCCAGCGGCCCCCAGGGCGGGTCGGAGCGGGGCACGGGCGCAGGCGTTGGCAATGGCTCCCAGGGCGGGTTGGCGGTGGTCCCGCTTGGTGTGGGCGGCCAGGGCGGCTAAGGCGGGCAAAGCGGGGGCCACGTCGTCGGCCGAGGGGCCGGGGCTGTCGGTGAGACCCCGCAGGGCTCGGGCGACggctgggcaggcagggtgggCCGGGGAGAGGGAGGCCAGGCGGGAGGCCAAGGCTCGGACAGCCCCGGCTCGGCCCAGGGCccggcggggagccggggcggTCCCCAGAATGCGGAGGGCACGGGCGGCACTGTGGAGGCACTCGGGGGTGCCGCAGGAGGCGGCCAGGGACACCAGGAGGGGGCCAGCACCTGCAAGAGTGGGGCAGAGTTAAGGGGATGTGGAGGGGGGAGAGCCTCGGGGACACGGGGACCGTTAGGGGACACCCCGAGGATGCCCCGGTGCTCCCAGGAATGAGAAAGCCGTTAAGGAGGGCATGGGGGACACCCTTCAGGGACATCTGGTATGGGTTaggggacaggctggggatgTCCCACTACCCGCAGGGATGGGAAATGCATTGAGGGACACACTGGGGACACCCTCTGGGGATGTGGCACCCTTCGGGGGACACCCCGAGGACATCCCAGCACCCGCAGTGATGAGAAAGCCATTAAGGGTCTTcactggggacatggggacccatcaggggacaggctggggaccCCTGGGGACAAGACAAATACCTGAGGGACCCCAAGAATACATGAGGGACCCCGCCAAGGGACCTTGGGGACACCCAAAGGACCACTGAGAACACCTAGGGGACCTCATGGACAGCCAAGGGAGCCTCAAAAACACTTAAGGGGACCTCAGGAACACCCTGGAGACCCCCCAAGGGACCTCTGGGGGCCTTGTGAACCCCCGAAGCACCCCTGGGAACAGGCACGGATCCCCTGCAGACCCCAGGGACCTCCGACAGATCCCCGAGGACACCCGGGGGTCCCTCGGGGACTCCGCTCACCAGCGTCGAGGACGTCCTGGGCGCCGTCGGGCTCCAGCGCGAGGTTGGCGAGGGTGCGGGCCACCCGGTTCTGCACGCTCTCCGGCCCCGGCGAGGACAGCAGGGCCACTGTGGGAACAGAGGGCAGAGGTCATGGCTAGGAACAGGTGAGGAGGCAGAGGTCACCGCTAGGGACAGGGGGACACCCTCAGGGACAGGTCAGGGGTCACCAGGGTGGGGCTCGGGATTCTCCAATTGACCTCAGTGGGGCTTGGACTGAACCATTCCCGGGGGTGGGGTGGTCGGGGCCAAGCCATTCCCAGTacctgggctggggggggagaCACATACGGGCTCCCTCAACCCCTcgtggggggggtgtgtgtgtatccAGACCCATTCCCGCTACAGGGGGGCTCTGGGCTGTCCCACTCCCCCTATAGGGGGGGACTCTGGGCTGTTCCATTCCCTCTATTGGGGGGCCAGGCCCATTCCCAGCCTAGGGGGTCTCAGGGCTGTCCCATTCCCCTATGGGGGGGTCCCAATCACACTCCCCGCCGGGGGTGGCGGtgggctgctctgggctgcccCATTCCCTCTCTGTGGGGGCCCAGACCGATTCCCAGTATGGGGGGCGGGTCTGGGCTACCTCATTCCCTCTgtgggctgcgggggggggggggcggcggtcCCGTTCCCGCCCCCCAGAAGCTCCTGGTGCCGGCACTCACCCAGGCGGGGGACGCCGCCGAGGCGCCGGGCCTGACGGCGGCAGCCGGGCTCGGTGCAGCAGTTCCCGAGGACGCTGAGGGCCAGGTCGAGAGTGCGGCGGGGCCGCTCGggccccagcagctccagcagcggccccagcccgccccgctcccggaACCGAGCGGCGCCTCCCGGCCGCCGGGTGTGGCGGGTCCGCAGCGCCAGCAGCGCCCGGGCCAGCCCCGGCTCGGCCGCAGCCCGCACCGCCTCCACGCACCAGCCTAGCGGCTCCGACATGGCGGCGGCGCCAGCGGgcccaggcccgggcccggccccaGCCCGGCGGCCGGCAGGGCAGCAGCGAGCGAGGAGGACGGCGGCCGGCAggcgcgcgcgccgcggggcACCACGGGAAAGGGGGCCCGCCCCCGGGCGGAGCCGTGAGTCCGGCGTAGAGGTGATTGTGGCGGacgaggggcggggccggggccgggccggggcggtgccggggaaggggcggtgcggcgccggggaaggggcggtgcggtgccggggaaggggcggtgcggcgccggggaaggggcggggcggtgccggggaaggggcggtgcggtgccggggaaggggcggggcggcgccggggaaggggcggtgcggcgccggggaaggggcggggcggtgccggggaaggggcggggcggcgccggggaaggggcggggcggcgccggggaaggggcggggcgtcgccggggaaggggcggggcggtgccggggaaggggcggtgcggcgccggggaaggggcggtgcgtcgccggggaaggggcggggcggcgccggggaaggggcggggcggcgccggggaaggggcggtgcggcgccggggaaggggcggggcggtgccggggaaggggcggggcggccccggggaaggggcggggcggcgccggggaaggggcggggcggtgccggggaaggggcggggcgtcgccggggaaggggcggggcggtgccggggaaggggcggtgcggcgccggggaaggggcggtgcgtcgccggggaaggggcggggcggcgccggggaaggggcggggcggcgccggggaaggggcggtgcggcgccggggaaggggcggggcggcgccggggaaggggcggtgcggcgccggggaaggggcggggcggcgccggggaaggggcggggcggtgccggggaaggggcggggcggcgccggggaaggggcggggcggtgccggggaaggggcggggcggtgccggggaaggggcggggcgtCGCCGGGGAAAAGGCGGGGCGtcgccggggaaggggcggggcggtgccggggaaggggcggggcggcgccggggaaggggcggggcggggcatGACGGGAAACGGAGTCCACCCGCCGGGGGTGGTGTCCCGGTGCTATCCTGGGAGCATTGGGTGGAGCGGTGACCTCCGTACTGGGTGCATTGGGTGCACTGGTGACCCCcatactgggagcactggtccAGCTTTCCTGGGAGCATTGGGTGGAGCGGTGACCTCCGTACTGGGTGCATTGGTTGCACTGGTGACCCCcatactgggagcactggtccAGCTTTCCTGGGAGCACTGGGTGGACCGGTGACCTCcatactgggagcactgggtgCACTAGCAACCGCTATACTGGGAGCATTGGGCGGACCGGTGACCTCCATACTGGGTGCATTGGGGGCACCGGTGACCCCcatactgggagcactggtccAGCTTTCCTGGGAGCATTGGGTGGACCGGTGACCTCCGTACTGGGTGCATTGGGTGCACTGGTGACCACcatactgggagcactggtccAGCTTTCCTGGGAGCATTGGGCGGACCGGTGACCTCcatactgggagcactgggtgCACTAGCAACCACTATACTGGGAGCTTTGGGCAGACCGGTGACCTCTGTACTGGGTGCATTGGGGGCACCGGTGACCCCcatactgggagcactggtccAGCTATCCTGGGAGCATTGGGTGGACCGGTGACGTCCGTACTGGGTGCATTGGGTGCACTGGTGAGCCCcatactgggagcactggtccAGCTATCCTGGGAGCACTGCGTGGACTGGTGACCTCCATACTGGGTGCATTGGTTGCACTGGTGACCACcatactgggagcactggtccAGCTTTCCTGGGAGCATTGGGCGGACCGGTGACCTCcatactgggagcactgggtgCACTAGCAACCGCTATACTGGGAGCATTGGGCGGACCAGTGACCTCCGTACTGGGTGCATTGGGGGCACCGGTGACCCCcatactgggagcactggtccAGCTATCCTGGGAGCACTGGGTGGACCGGTGACCTCCATAGTGGGAGCACTGGGTGTACTAGCCACCCCcacactgggagcactggtgaCCACCATTcggtcccctgaggacatctgtactTTGTTCAATTCCCTTTTGAGCTTATTGCATCCCCAAGACTTGTTTGGTCTCTCTGGCCCCTTTGGGACTTCTCTAATTGCTGTGAcgatgcctcttgttctgtcagaacCTTTTCCGAAGCCATCGTTGCGCTCCAGAGCGGTCTTTTTATTTCCCGTCTTATAGTATGTGTCTGTGTGGTATCTGGTACCCTAAAGATGTCTATCGTCAGCTCGGATCCCCTCTTGAGTTTTTCAGAGGAGGCAATAGCCTTCCTCTATTTTTATTGACACATCTCCCatggtgttttctgttgtgctttgcaatttatttttgttctagctACCTAGGTGCTAATTAGGCTGCTTCATACCGCTTGAtacatttcttgtatttccatgtttttttggtgttttctgtcctttgggACTCATCTAATTCTCTTAAGGGAGTCAGTCAGAGAGACTATCAAGGTGACTCTGAATCATCAGTgatttacagtaaataatttactttgcaaatAGAGATATTTGTGAGAAGGGATTCTTACGggttctaattctgctttgtcattgCATCCTACCCAGAACGTAGTTCCAGTAGATGTTAAGTAGCGTGCGTGGTCTTGCTGGAAATGAAGTGTAACCCCAgagcattttgggttttttataggaaactaaagcacataatttttgaTAATAATATAGTTATTAGTTTTAATGACCTACTTTCTTACATAGCTTAGTACAacatctatctttttctatctaCACCCCAGAAAAATTAAGATTCATTCCCTACCCAGTCACGTTGCCGATGCAGTGGATGGAGTTATAGTAAAAAAGCAGGCATCATCATTTCCAGTAAGGGTTGCTTTCTCTGTTCAGCATCTCACATGCTGTAAACTTAAGACAGATgagcaaactccctgctgctcctccagctgcctttatGCCTTCTGGCAATtcactcctccccttccccaggtggttGTGGGAAGGGCGGTGGGCGAGGCCCGGGGTATAtgagccacagcctctcctcagggaGCTCATTCTGCTCCTGGCCTTCTCTGGTGTtggtgctctgctgttccttcagctgATTGCTGCTTTTGAGCTGCCTAAGCTCTTTGGGCAAAGGTGTTTTGACGTTTAGAGAAGAGGAGATGTCTGTCTGAGGTGAGAGCTTCAGGATCAGTTGAGGTTCAGCAGCATTTGTAGTAGAAAGTACATTTGCATgtagctgttttttttccagctcagtAATTTTGTATTGAGTGTTCAGGGGCAGCAAGATGGTTTGACTGTGTGTAGGGTTTTTCTTATTCTAGATCCCTTgcattttcctggaattcctgACTTTATTGATGGTGGAACCTTGTTTTTTTCATCAGTGGTGCTGTATGTTGTATCTGTTGCTGATATTGTCTCTGCTAATAGGACCAATGGTCAGATTTTCTAGCAGGGGTTAGGATGAGcattttgtatgcatctgtatGTGGACTTTTATCATTTCTTAAGAAAGTAGCTGGGATATGATTCATAGTGTCTTTAGGGTATGTGGCAACTAATCACCTGGTTGCCCACAGAGTACTAATTTGTCCCTAAACCTTTACAGCTGGCAGCAGGCCCCTTGTAGATTATAAGCATCAGGACCAAGTAGCTTACAGGTTTGGGATGCTTTATTTTGCaggtggaagcaatgagcaaagcaGGCTATCggtgctggaggtgactcaggCAAGGTGAGCTGTGACTAGTgggctcaagtagcagttaattttcaggtgttgtattgcagtgaggttagaagcatcccttgtttgtgtttgCCAGGTGAGCCACCAAGGTAAAGTAATGAAAGATTGGAAGGCTGTCGTTTCTTCAGGTGCCGcaagcaggctgggaggggtgaaGCCGCAGGCTGATGAGTGGTCTGAGAAGGTGAGGCGGTTCTCAGCTGGGTCTGTGTCTAAGAGCAGATAATCACGTGGCAGCTCAggtctttttggttttgcaggatCCATTCAGGCTGCCTGTGGAACTGgatttgaggtgagctggggtagtagcgaggaggagcACGGGGCTGGTAATGCCTCATAAGCACAACAGT
This window contains:
- the ARMC5 gene encoding armadillo repeat-containing protein 5, with the translated sequence MSEPLGWCVEAVRAAAEPGLARALLALRTRHTRRPGGAARFRERGGLGPLLELLGPERPRRTLDLALSVLGNCCTEPGCRRQARRLGGVPRLVALLSSPGPESVQNRVARTLANLALEPDGAQDVLDAGAGPLLVSLAASCGTPECLHSAARALRILGTAPAPRRALGRAGAVRALASRLASLSPAHPACPAVARALRGLTDSPGPSADDVAPALPALAALAAHTKRDHRQPALGAIANACARAPLRPALGAAGAVEAVTEEVRRALASPNVAGAAVAVRALCLLCREAVNRARVRAAGGLGLLLHLLAEPRARPWRPRVLLALAAFAYDQEALAALEARGLVPLLADVLRARADEEEVLAPLRSCLTATLPAVLHPAADEPSRTLATAPVISGLLRYLTGVPAPAPRAARVLQRLTGHPAFLGALVRAYVPSLLHSWLVLGLSPPQAEELSRPGGRRRPAAPPHPRQARLKELGEGLLRNLRAAAAAPFGVGLLTHMLRCGAPPARLACATALPLLARY